From one Thunnus maccoyii chromosome 6, fThuMac1.1, whole genome shotgun sequence genomic stretch:
- the git1 gene encoding ARF GTPase-activating protein GIT1, with amino-acid sequence MSRKLQRTEVCADCSAPDPGWTSINRGVLICDECCSVHRSLGRHISIVKHLRHSGWPPALLQMVQTLASNGANSIWEHSLLDPAQVQSGRRKPNPQDKVHPTKSEFIRAKYQMLAFVHKLPCRDDDGVTTKDLSKQLHSSVRTGSLETCLRLLSLGAQANFFHPEKGTTPLHVAAKAGQILQAELLVVYGADPGAPDINGRTPMDYARQAGHIELAERLVECQYELTDRLAFYLCGRRPDHKNGHYIIPQMADRARPKCPTQSLDLSELAKAAKKKLQALNNRLFEELAMDVYDEVDRRENDAVWLTTQNHSTLVTERSAVPFLPVNPEYSATRNQGRQKLARFNAREFATLIIDILSDAKRRQQGKGLSSPTDPLDLGIDDDQHDYDSVASDEDTDSELTTQNNNNTQRSNRAKSMDSSDLSDGPITLQEYLEVKKALASSEAKVQQLMKVNNNLSEELRRLQKEITRMQTENSALRGGQQAGGAAGHGVGGPGGGGHWPGGGMRVGIGGGGLCGFGPGADPPGLSVPSSVTPHSHPNRRDRQAISMYEPGAAPGPTAHGPPALDRLQPLNTPSVRKGSTGGPAPYGGHHLSGSTEMGRYMVPKTEKHGSGTDSDYDNTQTYDLSLSMGRSSEEEGRGESEEGGGGEAGEPDPTLPCTEDVILKTEQVTKNIQELLRAAQEFKHDSFVPCSEKIHSAVTEMASLFPKRPALDAVHCSLRLLASSASRLQVECRKAAPTEPGAPAVDYQLLTQQVIQCAYDIAKAAKQLVTITTREKKQ; translated from the exons ATGTCAAGAAAGCTACAAAGGACAGAAGTCTGCGCCGACTGCAGTGCGCCAG atCCGGGCTGGACCAGTATCAACCGAGGGGTCCTGATATGCGATGAATGCTGTTCGGTCCACCGCAGCTTAGGCCGTCATATCTCCATAGTCAAGCACCTGAGGCACAGCGGATGGCCTCCCGCACTACTGCAG atggTTCAAACCTTGGCTAGTAATGGGGCCAACTCCATATGGGAACACAGTCTCCTGGACCCTGCTCAGGTGCAGAGCGGTCGTAGGAAACCCAACCCCCAGGACAAAGTCCA TCCCACTAAGTCAGAGTTCATCAGAGCCAAATACCAGATGCTAGCCTTTGTGCACAAGCTGCCCTGCCGCGATGATGATGGCGTCACTACCAAGGACCTCAGTAAG CAACTGCACTCGAGTGTGCGGACGGGGAGTTTAGAGACGTGTCTTCGGCTCCTGTCCCTCGGCGCTCAGGCCAACTTCTTCCACCCG GAGAAAGGCACTACTCCACTCCATGTGGCAGCCAAGGCAGGCCAGATCTTGcaagctgagctgctggtggTGTACGGTGCAGACCCCGGAGCACCTGACATCAACGGACGCACACCTATGGACTACGCTAG GCAGGCGGGCCATATAGAGCTAGCAGAGCGACTGGTTGAGTGTCAGTACGAGCTGACAGACAGGCTAGCCTTCTACCTTTGTGGCCGGCGTCCAG ATCACAAGAATGGCCATTATATCATTCCTCAAATGGCAGACAG AGCTCGTCCTAAGTGCCCGACACAGAG tctggaCCTCTCAGAACTGGCCAAGGCCGCCAAGAAGAAGCTCCAAGCG CTGAACAATCGGCTGTTTGAGGAGCTGGCGATGGATGTCTACGACGAGGTGGATCGCAGAGAAAACGATGCGG TGTGGCTTACCACCCAGAACCACAGCACTCTGGTAACGGAACGAAGCGCAGTGCCCTTCCTACCAGTCAACCCTGAGTACTCTGCCACACGCAACCAG GGCCGTCAGAAGCTGGCACGTTTCAACGCCCGGGAGTTTGCCACGCTCATCATCGACATCCTGAGTGACGCCAAAAGGAGACAGCAGGGGAAAGGTCTCAGCAGCCCTACTG acCCGTTGGACTTAGGCATTGACGATGACCAGCATGACTATGACAGTGTAgcctctgatgaagacacagacAGCGAGTTAACCAcccagaacaacaacaacacacaacgCAGCAACCGCGCAAAG AGTATGGACTCGTCGGACTTGTCAGACGGGCCCATCACCCTGCAGGAGTACCTGGAGGTGAAGAAAGCCCTGGCCTCCTCAGAAGCCAAGGTGCAGCAGCTGATGAAGGTCAACAACAACCTCAGCGAGGAGCTGCGGCGGCTCCAGAAGGAG ATCACACGGATGCAGACAGAGAACAGCGCGCTGCGGGGGGGCCAGCAGGCTGGGGGGGCAGCTGGCCATGGGGTAGGGGGGCCTGGAGGAGGAGGCCATTGGCCAGGGGGCGGGATGCGAGTAGGAATTGGTGGAGGGGGTCTGTGTGGATTCGGGCCAGGAGCTGACCCCCCGGGGCTCTCGGTGCCCTCCTCGGTCACCCCCCACTCCCATCCCAACCGGAGGGACCGCCAGGCCATCTCAATGTACGAGCCAGGGGCGGCCCCCGGCCCCACGGCCCATGGTCCCCCAGCCCTGGACCGCCTGCAGCCCCTCAACACACCCAGC GTAAGGAAGGGTAGTACAGGAGGTCCAGCACCGTATGGAGGCCAtcatctgtctggatctacaGAGATGGGCAGATATATG GTGCCTAAAACGGAGAAGCACGGCAGCGGCACTGACAGTGACTatgacaacacacaaacatacgaCCTCTCACTAAG TATGGGTcgcagcagtgaggaggaaggCCGTGGGGAATCTGAGGAGGGAGGAGGCGGGGAGGCAGGGGAGCCTGACCCCACCTTGCCCTGCACAGAAGATGTCATACTGAAGACTGAGCAGGTGACCAAGAACATCCAGGAGCTGCTCAGGGCGGCTCAGGAGTTCAAACATGACAG TTTTGTTCCGTGTTCTGAGAAGATCCACTCTGCTGTCACTGAGATGGCCTCACTCTTCCCCAAA CGCCCTGCGTTGGATGCAGTCCACTGCTCCCTCCGACTGTTGGCTTCCAGTGCCTCGCGGTTGCAGGTGGAGTGCCGCAAGGCGGCGCCTACGGAGCCCGGGGCCCCTGCAGTGGACTACCAACTCCTCACTCAGCAGGTCATCCAGTGCGCCTACGACATTGCCAAGGCTGCCAAGCAACTGGTCACCATCACCACCCGCGAGAAGAAGCAGTGA